In Scylla paramamosain isolate STU-SP2022 chromosome 29, ASM3559412v1, whole genome shotgun sequence, a genomic segment contains:
- the LOC135115698 gene encoding pro-resilin-like — translation MNAKIAILLALVAVAVADSDEFRGYRAPSSEESYESSEAQYNFQWSVDHDPSSNEYGHQEARDGDNTKGSYYVELPDGRVQNVAYYVNGGSGYIADVTYTGSAESFESDESNESFRYYGSNESK, via the exons atgAACGCCAAG ATCGCCATCCTCCTCGCCCTCGTGGCCGTGGCCGTCGCTGACAGTGACGAGTTCAGAGGCTACCGCGCCCCCAGC TCCGAGGAGTCCTACGAGTCCTCCGAGGCCCAGTACAACTTCCAGTGGTCCGTGGACCACGACCCCTCCAGCAACGAGTACGGCCACCAGGAGGCCCGCGACGGTGACAACACCAAGGGCTCCTACTACGTGGAGCTTCCCGACGGTCGCGTCCAGAACGTTGCTTACTACGTCAACGGCGGCTCTGGCTACATCGCTGATGTCACCTACACCGGCTCCGCTGAGTCCTTCGAGTCCGACGAGTCCAACGAGTCCTTCCGTTACTACGGATCCAACGAGTCCAAGTAA